The region TCTCCCCTAGTTTAGATTGACTTTGATAAAATGATAATGCAAATCCAATAAAAAATATTGGTAAAAAAAAAGAAAATGAAAAATCTTCAAAACCTTTATTAAAAACAAAAGCTAAAACAAAAAGAACAATTACAGAAAAAACACTGTATTTGTAGACATCCTTTTTAAATATATAAAAATTATTCCCCATTCTATAAATTACTAAGAATTAAAACTTGAACTTTAAAAGCATAAAAATTAGGGGCTAAACTAAATCTTGATATATACCCAAAATTGTCATTATAGCTGACATTTTTACCATTTACAGCAAATCCCATTTTATATACCTTAGCTACTTGTTCTATAGAATAATCACATACCGAATCTTTATTACCATTTGGAAAAGCAAAATAATCACATTTCCCAACCCAGTTTATAATTTTATCTCTACTGGCAATAAGTTGATTTTTTATTGTTTCTTCTGATTGTTGTTGATGCAATATTGAATGATCATCACAATGGGAAGCGATAGTACAATTTGGAAAAGCAGCTAATTGCTTAATTTCATCGACTGTTAACATTTCCTCTGATTCAAAATCATTATTCATTTCAATCAATCCCTCATAACTAAAATTTGATTTTATATCTTCTATTATTTCATTAACCAATTCTCTTCTAGAAGTTTTTATAATATCAATCAATTCTTTATTAGCAATGTTTTTTGATTCTTCTGTCTCAACATTATAAACTTTCCTTAATATAGGTATATTAATTTCCTTCAATCTACCTGAATAAATAGACGATCTTGCATAATAAGTTGGCACCCTTAAATTACGTTCCGTCAACAAAGGACAAATATAAATAGTATAGGGTATGTTCTTTTTGTTTAAATAAGGAGCTACAACTGTTAAGTTGTTTTTATATCCATCATCAAACGTAATTACTACCTCTCTCCCTTTTAAAACTCTATTTTCAAATCTATATTTAAATTCATCAATACTAATAATCTCAAAATTCTTATCAAGATATTCAATCTGCTTTTTAAAATCTGTAAAAGACATTTGGTTAGCTTGAATAATAGTGTTTTTTATAGGCTTGTCTATAACCCCGTGATAAAAAACAATCTTAGTCCCTTTGTACATTTTGTTTATCATCTCGGGTATAAATGTTGCCCCTACTATTGATGCCAATTTCTTTTTAACACTCATTTTAATGATATTTAATACTCTTTGATAACTTTCATTGGATTGCCTACTGCTAAATGCCAGGCCGGCACATCTTTGCTCACAACTGTACCTGCACCAATAACAGCTCCTTCTCCAATTTTTACTCCTGGCAATATTAAAACATTAGTACCAATTGAGGCACCATCTCCTATTATTACTTTACTTTTCTGATGAGAAACCGTTTTTATTAATTTTCCTTTTTCATATTCTTTCATATTTCTTTTGTGAAAAAGTATCGTTATATTTGGTGAAAACAATACGTCATTCCCAACTTCTAAATGCTCTGCATTATTATCGATATAAATACCATTAGAAAAATAAACTCCTTTACCTACTTTTGCTCCACAAAATCTTAAAATTACACTTCTAAGTTTGGGAGAAATAAAATTCAGTATTACCCAATACCTAAAAATTTTATACAGTAAAAATGTTTTTATCAAACTATTCGCTTTCCTAATAATCACTTTCATCTTTTTACTTTTTTTAAAAACGTTGTAAATACTGTATGCTTAGTTAAATGAGATAATAGTAAAAATAAAATCAGAAATAAAAAAACTTTTAAAATTAAGTTAACTATTAACCCAAAACTTATATATTTTTCAATAAAAAAGAAAAACATATAAATTAGAACACCTATTAAAAAAGATTTATACAATCCTTTTAATTGATTTAACATAGATAAACTAATCGTTTTCTGTGTCATATACATTGTTATAAATGAATTTATTATAACAGCGGCTATTTGCCCAAAAATTAAAATTCTAATACTAAATGTGATTGTACTTAAGACTAAAACTATTGTAACAATTCTTTTATAGATATTTGTTACAAGATAATCTCTTCCTTTTTTCTTTACCAAAAGTATGTTCATTCCTAGATTATAAACTGGTAGAAAAGCTCCCACAAAACATAAATATTTAAAATATTCAATTGTTTGTATCCAATTACTCCCTAACAACAACCTAACGAATTCATTTGATGAAATTGACAAAAAAACAAATGAGTTAAAAATTATATAAAAAGCAATATTTTGTGTTTCTAAAAAATATCCATTTAGTCTATTATCGTCATCTTGTATCTTCGACATTGCGGAAAAAGTAACATTCCTAATTACGGCGACCAAAGCATTAGATGGTATACTTTGTAAATTATAAGATTGACTAAAATACCCTAATGTTGTTTTATTATAATACTTTCCAATTATTAAAACAGGAGCATTAGAAACTAAGGTATCTAAAAGCGACGAAAACATTATGTTTAAACTAAACTTATACAGAATTTTAATAGGCTCCAAGCTAAAGTACCTCAAAGGTCTCCATTTAATACTAAACCACAATAATAGCGTTTTAAAAATACTTGATAATAAAATTTGTAATGCTAAAGACCAAACTCCGGCTCCATAAAAAGCAAAAAATACGGCAACAATCCCAGCTAAAATATTAGCTATAAGTGTCCTTTTAGCTAATATTTTAAAATCCATTTCCTTTTGTATTATTGCATTAGGAACAATTGAAAATGAATTTACAATTAACGTTATAAAAGATACTCTTGCTATATCTATCAGTCTTTCATCTTTATAATAATCTGCTATATATGGAGCTAAAAAAAAAAGAACCAAATAAATAAAAACAGCTATTACAACATTAAAATAAAATACTGAACTATAATCTTTATTATCTAAACTTTTGTTTTGAATCAAAGTTTGTGTAAATCCACTATCAATAAAAACTTGAGAAACAGCAGTAAAAACAACTAACAATCCTACTAATCCAAAATCTTCAGGAACTAGCAGTCGAGCAAGAAGTATTGTAAACAAAAATTGTATGAAGTAACCGATAAACTTTTCTACAAAACTCCAGCCAACCCCAATTAATGTTAATTTCCCAATATCATTCTGACTCATTATTCCTTTTTTTTATCACTTTTGCAGGTATGCCTCCAACAATTGAATAAGGTCCAATATCTTTTGTCACGACAGATCCCGCTGCAACAATAGATCCTTTCCCTATTATTACACCATCTAATATTGTTACATTAGCTCCTATCCAAACATCATCTTCAATAATAATTCCTTTACTAGATACCCCCTGTTTTTTTATTGGTAAATCTAATTTCTGAAAATTATGATTTGAACCAACAATCACAGAATTCGGTGCAATTAATACAAAATCCCCTATAGTTACTTTTCCAATTACTAGGGAATTTCTATTTATTGTACAGTTACTACCAATTACGATTTTTGAAAAATTTGTTCTAACTTCAACATTTTCACTTAATGAAGTATTATCTCCAATCTTAATATTTCCAAAAATTTTTGAGTTATCATAAATTCGTATATTTTTACCAAGAGTTATATTTTTACCTCTAAAAGAAACATTTCTTCCGCAATACAACATTTTCGCTTTTCCCTTGAAAAACAAAACATTGTATATTATGGACTTAATAAAATTCCTCCCCCTTCGAATATTAAATAGTAGATTTATCATTTACTTATTTATAATCTCGAATCACAAACTTCCAATATCCCCTTCACATCATACAGCACACTAGTAGTGTTTTGCAAAGAAGCCAAATCCAAATCCAAAAATTCTTTATGCGCCACCCCTAAAACTACCGCATCAAATTGTTGTCCTTCGACAAGCTCAGGATGACAAGCCAAACCATACTCGTGCATTACTTCTGCGGGATTAGCCCAAGGATCATAAATATTCACCTTAATTCCATAATCGGCCAAAGCGGCGACCACATCCACAATCTTGGTATTGCGTACATCAGGGCAATTTTCCTTAAAAGTGATCCCCAGCATCAATAACGAAGCCCCATTAAT is a window of Flavobacterium acetivorans DNA encoding:
- a CDS encoding polysaccharide deacetylase family protein, which gives rise to MSVKKKLASIVGATFIPEMINKMYKGTKIVFYHGVIDKPIKNTIIQANQMSFTDFKKQIEYLDKNFEIISIDEFKYRFENRVLKGREVVITFDDGYKNNLTVVAPYLNKKNIPYTIYICPLLTERNLRVPTYYARSSIYSGRLKEINIPILRKVYNVETEESKNIANKELIDIIKTSRRELVNEIIEDIKSNFSYEGLIEMNNDFESEEMLTVDEIKQLAAFPNCTIASHCDDHSILHQQQSEETIKNQLIASRDKIINWVGKCDYFAFPNGNKDSVCDYSIEQVAKVYKMGFAVNGKNVSYNDNFGYISRFSLAPNFYAFKVQVLILSNL
- a CDS encoding acyltransferase translates to MKVIIRKANSLIKTFLLYKIFRYWVILNFISPKLRSVILRFCGAKVGKGVYFSNGIYIDNNAEHLEVGNDVLFSPNITILFHKRNMKEYEKGKLIKTVSHQKSKVIIGDGASIGTNVLILPGVKIGEGAVIGAGTVVSKDVPAWHLAVGNPMKVIKEY
- a CDS encoding lipopolysaccharide biosynthesis protein, whose translation is MSQNDIGKLTLIGVGWSFVEKFIGYFIQFLFTILLARLLVPEDFGLVGLLVVFTAVSQVFIDSGFTQTLIQNKSLDNKDYSSVFYFNVVIAVFIYLVLFFLAPYIADYYKDERLIDIARVSFITLIVNSFSIVPNAIIQKEMDFKILAKRTLIANILAGIVAVFFAFYGAGVWSLALQILLSSIFKTLLLWFSIKWRPLRYFSLEPIKILYKFSLNIMFSSLLDTLVSNAPVLIIGKYYNKTTLGYFSQSYNLQSIPSNALVAVIRNVTFSAMSKIQDDDNRLNGYFLETQNIAFYIIFNSFVFLSISSNEFVRLLLGSNWIQTIEYFKYLCFVGAFLPVYNLGMNILLVKKKGRDYLVTNIYKRIVTIVLVLSTITFSIRILIFGQIAAVIINSFITMYMTQKTISLSMLNQLKGLYKSFLIGVLIYMFFFFIEKYISFGLIVNLILKVFLFLILFLLLSHLTKHTVFTTFLKKVKR